The window GCGAGGACAGACTCAACCTTTCCAACGACGCAGATGCGCCGCTATCGCAAGCCGAGCTTACGCCTTCCACAGACCGTGGAGGTTACAGTAGGCGCGAACGGTGATGTCGCCGGAGAGACCGCATGCGCAGAACTCAGCTTCGGGGGCATCGCCGGGCTTGAGAATTTTGGTGAAGCAGGTGTCGCCAACCATGACTTCAATCCACTCGATGTAATGCTTTTCTTCCATGGGATGAGCAACATCGCCGACCTTGACGGTGATCTTGT of the Pseudodesulfovibrio sp. zrk46 genome contains:
- a CDS encoding desulfoferrodoxin, producing MAITLGEVYKCEACGNMVIAIHEGGGDLVCCGSEMVLMKENTVDAAVEKHVPVMTKDGDKITVKVGDVAHPMEEKHYIEWIEVMVGDTCFTKILKPGDAPEAEFCACGLSGDITVRAYCNLHGLWKA